The Candidatus Binataceae bacterium genome window below encodes:
- a CDS encoding 4-(cytidine 5'-diphospho)-2-C-methyl-D-erythritol kinase, producing the protein MVKLLSELAPAKINLFLRVTGRRADGYHELDSLFAPISLYDRVSLAIRPAPQCAISLRCEHTNLGPDDDNLAVRAARAFMTKFGLTAEVMIDLHKEIPVGAGLGGGSSDAGAVLRMMARLTRIEDPARLAAIALRLGADVPFFLDPAPARVRGIGERIEPLAGFTPLVLLIAVPPVAVSTAAVFQLLAREGWSGPAPNHIIEAAIAGRLSSDVLINDLAAPAMTAWPEIARLKSLLEQLGALGAAMSGSGGAVFGIFPTAADASHAAEQLRVQAPRAKVFDAVTLGHLSTAKIRR; encoded by the coding sequence ATGGTCAAGCTGCTGAGCGAACTCGCGCCAGCGAAAATTAATCTATTTCTGCGCGTGACCGGACGGCGCGCCGACGGTTATCACGAGCTCGATTCACTCTTCGCGCCGATCTCGCTCTACGATCGCGTCAGCCTCGCGATCCGGCCGGCGCCGCAGTGCGCGATCTCGCTCCGCTGCGAGCACACGAACCTCGGTCCCGACGACGATAACCTCGCTGTCCGCGCCGCCCGCGCCTTCATGACCAAGTTCGGCCTAACCGCCGAGGTCATGATCGACTTGCACAAGGAGATTCCGGTCGGCGCCGGGCTGGGTGGCGGCTCGAGCGACGCCGGCGCGGTGCTACGCATGATGGCGCGCCTAACGCGGATCGAAGATCCCGCGCGCCTCGCTGCGATCGCGCTCCGGCTCGGCGCGGACGTGCCCTTTTTTCTCGATCCGGCGCCCGCGCGCGTGCGCGGTATCGGTGAACGGATCGAGCCGCTGGCCGGCTTCACTCCACTCGTACTGCTGATCGCCGTCCCGCCCGTTGCCGTATCCACCGCGGCGGTCTTCCAGCTCCTGGCGCGCGAAGGCTGGAGCGGCCCGGCCCCAAATCACATTATCGAAGCCGCGATCGCCGGACGGCTCAGTTCCGACGTTCTGATCAATGATCTCGCGGCGCCGGCGATGACCGCGTGGCCGGAGATCGCGCGGCTCAAGTCGTTGCTCGAACAGTTGGGTGCGCTCGGCGCGGCGATGAGCGGCAGCGGCGGCGCGGTCTTCGGTATCTTCCCGACTGCCGCGGATGCATCGCACGCCGCCGAGCAGCTTCGCGTCCAAGCACCCCGAGCAAAAGTCTTTGACGCCGTTACCCTCGGCCACCTCTCGACGGCGAAGATTCGTCGTTGA
- the meaB gene encoding methylmalonyl Co-A mutase-associated GTPase MeaB, protein MPENKLDTLIDRFLQRDRVALARLVTLVENRAAEVSAVMERIYNRTGHAYVIGLTGAPGAGKSTLVNRLIAKYRAQDKLVAVLAIDPSSPFSGGAVLGDRVRMTDHYKDAGVYIRSLSSRGHHGGLSRAAREVVKLLDAFGHDVVIIETVGVGQTELSVMDLAETTVVVTVPEGGDGVQVMKAGLNEIADLYVVNKADRDGADRIKAELELSVHLRREGGWRPPVLLTQAAADVGVDAVVAAIERHRAYQREHRDPARERERRAHEFIEVLTSQIEERTTRALKAGADGLQSVLAEVRAGALNPYSATRRIILNRAVVADLLADPREPETER, encoded by the coding sequence ATGCCCGAGAACAAACTCGACACTCTCATCGACCGTTTCCTTCAGCGCGACCGCGTTGCGCTGGCCCGCCTGGTCACGCTGGTGGAGAACCGCGCGGCTGAGGTCAGCGCGGTCATGGAGCGCATCTACAATCGCACCGGCCACGCCTACGTGATCGGACTGACCGGGGCGCCGGGCGCGGGTAAATCGACGCTGGTGAATCGGCTGATCGCGAAGTATCGCGCGCAGGACAAGCTCGTCGCCGTGCTCGCGATCGATCCTTCGAGCCCCTTCTCTGGGGGCGCGGTGCTGGGCGATCGCGTGCGCATGACGGATCACTATAAGGACGCGGGCGTGTATATCCGCAGCCTCTCGTCGCGCGGCCATCATGGGGGCTTAAGCCGCGCGGCGCGCGAGGTCGTCAAGCTGCTGGACGCCTTTGGCCACGACGTCGTGATAATCGAGACGGTCGGCGTGGGGCAGACCGAGCTGAGCGTGATGGATTTGGCCGAGACCACGGTGGTCGTCACCGTGCCCGAAGGCGGCGACGGGGTGCAGGTGATGAAGGCCGGGCTCAACGAGATTGCCGACCTCTACGTGGTCAACAAGGCCGATCGCGACGGCGCTGATCGGATCAAGGCGGAGCTCGAACTAAGCGTGCATCTGCGCCGCGAGGGCGGCTGGCGGCCGCCGGTGCTGTTGACTCAGGCCGCGGCGGACGTCGGCGTGGACGCGGTGGTCGCGGCGATTGAACGCCATCGCGCCTACCAGCGCGAGCATCGCGACCCGGCGCGCGAACGCGAGCGGCGCGCGCACGAGTTTATCGAGGTGCTGACCTCGCAAATCGAGGAGCGCACGACGCGCGCGCTCAAGGCCGGCGCCGACGGCCTGCAAAGTGTACTCGCGGAGGTGCGCGCCGGCGCGCTCAATCCCTACAGTGCGACGCGGCGGATTATTCTGAATCGCGCCGTGGTCGCGGATCTACTTGCCGATCCGCGCGAGCCCGAGACGGAGCGGTAG
- a CDS encoding metallophosphoesterase family protein, translating into MATRKHAASEQRSSDHRLFAIGDVHGCADELAVMLKALELRAGDTIVFVGDYIDRGPDARGVVELVLELQKGAATAVFLKGNHEDMLLSYLGLPGHYGESFLFNGGMQTIASYGLKRADPAEACAALPAPHLEFFRSLTNNYQRPPYLFVHAGVRPGLPLEDQEAEDLLWIRHEFIFSPHQLDATVVFGHTPMRTVMTDLPYKIGVDTGLVYGGSLSCVEFSEGVLYQVGRGSRAVKKSAIKVI; encoded by the coding sequence ATGGCAACGCGCAAACACGCTGCGAGCGAGCAGCGTTCGAGCGATCACCGGCTGTTCGCGATCGGGGACGTTCACGGCTGCGCGGACGAGTTGGCAGTGATGCTCAAGGCCCTGGAACTCAGGGCGGGCGACACCATCGTCTTCGTCGGCGACTATATTGACCGCGGGCCGGATGCGCGCGGCGTCGTCGAGCTGGTGCTCGAACTGCAAAAAGGCGCGGCGACCGCGGTATTCCTCAAGGGCAATCACGAAGACATGCTGCTGAGCTATCTCGGTCTCCCCGGTCATTATGGTGAATCGTTCCTGTTCAATGGCGGGATGCAGACGATCGCGAGCTATGGTCTCAAGCGCGCCGACCCGGCGGAGGCCTGTGCGGCGCTCCCCGCGCCCCATCTCGAATTTTTCCGCAGCCTGACGAACAACTATCAGCGGCCGCCCTACCTCTTCGTCCATGCCGGCGTGCGCCCCGGCCTCCCGCTTGAAGATCAGGAGGCCGAGGACCTGCTCTGGATTCGCCACGAGTTCATCTTCAGCCCGCATCAGCTTGACGCGACCGTGGTCTTTGGCCATACGCCGATGCGCACCGTGATGACGGACTTACCGTATAAGATTGGGGTTGACACTGGGTTGGTTTATGGCGGCAGCCTGAGTTGCGTCGAGTTTAGCGAAGGGGTCCTCTATCAAGTCGGACGCGGCAGCCGCGCGGTCAAGAAAAGCGCAATCAAAGTCATCTGA